Proteins from a genomic interval of Microbacterium abyssi:
- a CDS encoding GNAT family N-acetyltransferase, which translates to MPPLTQTLEQLKSEISENDGWVARTDGRLVGAVRAVQDGDLLLIGRIAIAPDMQGEGIGRALLQAAEDGSTAREAELFTGSLSEANIRLYESRGYVQTQRVPQDDGTEQVFLRKQLRA; encoded by the coding sequence ATGCCCCCGCTGACGCAGACTCTCGAGCAGCTGAAGTCGGAGATCTCCGAGAACGACGGATGGGTGGCTCGAACCGACGGGCGGCTCGTCGGGGCCGTCCGCGCGGTCCAGGACGGCGATCTCCTCCTGATCGGGCGTATCGCGATCGCACCCGATATGCAGGGCGAGGGGATCGGGCGGGCGCTGCTCCAAGCTGCCGAGGACGGCAGCACCGCCCGTGAGGCCGAGCTGTTCACCGGGAGCCTCAGCGAGGCCAACATCCGCCTCTACGAGTCGCGCGGCTACGTGCAGACTCAGCGCGTTCCGCAGGATGACGGCACCGAGCAGGTCTTCCTGCGCAAACAGCTGCGCGCCTGA
- a CDS encoding SRPBCC family protein, with protein MAQIIETIDVEVPVRVAYNQWTQFESFPEFLDEVVSVTQIDDTTTRWKVNVAGADREFDAVIAEQHPDERVAWTSTGGETKHAGAVTFHKLTDASTRVTAQIDWEPEGFVEKAGAVVGAGSHAVKKDLQNFKEFIESRGAETGAWRGDVEA; from the coding sequence ATGGCCCAGATCATCGAGACCATCGACGTCGAGGTTCCCGTCCGGGTGGCCTACAACCAGTGGACCCAGTTCGAGAGCTTCCCCGAGTTCCTCGACGAGGTCGTGTCCGTGACGCAGATCGACGACACCACGACTCGCTGGAAGGTCAACGTCGCCGGAGCGGACCGAGAGTTCGACGCCGTCATCGCGGAGCAGCATCCGGACGAGCGCGTCGCCTGGACGAGCACCGGCGGCGAGACGAAACACGCCGGCGCCGTCACCTTCCACAAGCTCACGGATGCGTCCACGCGCGTCACCGCTCAGATCGACTGGGAACCGGAGGGGTTCGTCGAGAAGGCCGGTGCGGTGGTCGGAGCGGGCTCGCATGCCGTCAAGAAGGATCTTCAGAACTTCAAGGAGTTCATCGAGAGTCGCGGCGCCGAAACCGGTGCTTGGCGGGGAGACGTCGAAGCCTGA
- a CDS encoding Fe-S cluster assembly protein HesB: MLTLTENADAVVTTIVGREDASADAGLRIQTAEGQGPNGEARFAVHVVPSPEPADVVVEGPGSRVFLEDTAAEALSDKVLDAGVDDQGAVSFTILPQPA, from the coding sequence GTGCTCACCCTGACCGAGAATGCAGATGCCGTCGTCACCACGATCGTCGGCCGAGAGGATGCCAGCGCAGACGCGGGGCTTCGCATCCAGACAGCGGAGGGACAGGGACCGAACGGCGAGGCTCGTTTCGCCGTTCACGTCGTGCCCTCCCCCGAACCCGCTGATGTCGTCGTCGAAGGTCCGGGCAGCCGGGTCTTCCTCGAGGACACCGCCGCCGAGGCTCTCTCCGACAAGGTGCTCGACGCCGGAGTGGACGATCAGGGGGCCGTGAGTTTCACGATCCTGCCACAGCCGGCCTGA
- a CDS encoding type 1 glutamine amidotransferase domain-containing protein encodes MAELDGKKVAFLLTDGFEDSELTSPWGAVTDAGAQAQLVSPADGKVTGKKGHVQDVDQPVAGADASAFDALVLPGGVVNADHLRMDQDAVAFAKAFFEAHKPVAVICHGAWILVEADVVRGRKLTSYPSLRTDLRNAGATWVDEEVVVDDGLVSSRTPDDLPAFNAKTVEEIGEGPHAGQHA; translated from the coding sequence ATGGCAGAGCTCGATGGCAAGAAGGTGGCGTTCCTGCTCACCGACGGATTCGAGGACAGCGAACTGACCAGCCCCTGGGGTGCGGTGACGGATGCCGGCGCGCAAGCGCAGCTCGTCTCGCCCGCCGACGGGAAGGTGACCGGCAAGAAGGGACACGTCCAGGATGTCGACCAGCCGGTCGCCGGCGCCGATGCATCCGCTTTCGATGCGCTCGTGTTGCCCGGCGGCGTCGTGAACGCGGATCATCTGCGGATGGATCAGGATGCCGTCGCCTTCGCGAAGGCGTTCTTCGAGGCCCACAAGCCTGTGGCGGTGATCTGCCACGGCGCATGGATCCTGGTCGAGGCGGATGTGGTGCGCGGGCGGAAGCTCACGAGCTACCCGAGCCTTCGCACCGATCTGCGCAACGCCGGGGCGACGTGGGTCGACGAGGAGGTCGTGGTCGACGACGGTCTCGTGTCGAGCCGGACGCCGGACGACCTGCCGGCGTTCAACGCCAAGACGGTCGAGGAGATCGGCGAAGGCCCGCATGCGGGTCAGCACGCCTGA
- a CDS encoding barstar family protein — MRVSTPDGRVLMAAYRIDGEEVGGIADLFEQFNREFMRDEDWRMGTSLDALNDVLHRLDAESRDGDPAVVVWHDHARSREVLGFETTQRWLLDKLAQPHAFDEARIMSDLDALRAGTGKTYFDLVLEVFAGHPHIELQLR; from the coding sequence ATGCGGGTCAGCACGCCTGATGGCCGAGTCCTGATGGCCGCGTACCGCATTGATGGCGAAGAGGTCGGCGGTATCGCCGACCTCTTCGAGCAGTTCAACCGAGAGTTCATGAGGGACGAGGACTGGCGGATGGGCACCAGTCTGGATGCCCTGAACGACGTCCTCCACCGCCTCGATGCAGAGTCACGCGACGGCGATCCGGCCGTCGTCGTCTGGCACGATCATGCCCGCAGCCGCGAGGTGCTCGGGTTCGAGACCACGCAGCGCTGGCTGCTGGACAAGCTGGCCCAGCCTCATGCGTTCGACGAGGCCCGCATCATGTCCGACCTCGACGCGCTGCGTGCCGGAACCGGAAAGACGTACTTCGACCTCGTGCTCGAGGTGTTCGCGGGTCACCCGCACATCGAACTTCAGTTGCGCTGA
- a CDS encoding alpha/beta fold hydrolase, which produces MTKKSIFEPEGRAVPYLVEGEGPVSLVLVTVRDLDSDGLGVVAHYLAEEAGFHVVRIGLQADGADADAARSQATDVLALIDHLGLEDTWIGGHGYGGTVARAFAAAHTDRVNGLLLLGAEDDDTPLAPAIPVLIVQGTDDTVTPPANGERLQATAPERASVKTLEGADHFFPVTHPIETAVIIEEYLDWD; this is translated from the coding sequence GTGACGAAGAAGAGCATCTTCGAGCCCGAAGGCCGCGCCGTGCCGTACCTCGTCGAGGGAGAGGGCCCCGTCTCCCTGGTGCTCGTGACTGTGCGCGACCTCGACAGCGACGGTCTCGGAGTAGTGGCGCACTACCTCGCCGAGGAGGCAGGCTTCCATGTCGTGCGCATCGGTCTGCAGGCCGATGGAGCGGATGCTGACGCCGCCCGCTCGCAGGCGACGGACGTCCTCGCGCTGATAGATCACCTCGGCCTCGAAGACACCTGGATCGGCGGCCACGGGTACGGCGGGACCGTCGCCCGGGCCTTCGCGGCTGCGCACACCGACCGTGTCAACGGTCTGCTGCTGCTCGGCGCCGAGGACGATGACACCCCGCTCGCACCCGCGATCCCCGTGCTGATCGTCCAGGGCACCGATGACACCGTCACGCCACCCGCCAACGGCGAGCGTCTGCAAGCCACCGCGCCCGAGCGTGCGAGCGTCAAGACACTCGAGGGCGCCGATCATTTCTTCCCGGTCACCCACCCCATCGAGACCGCCGTCATCATCGAGGAATACCTCGACTGGGATTGA